In the genome of Phlebotomus papatasi isolate M1 chromosome 2, Ppap_2.1, whole genome shotgun sequence, one region contains:
- the LOC129802014 gene encoding uncharacterized protein LOC129802014: protein MDNNFDPRYLSILAETIRQQQFQPQQNQFMMPDQFQQQQFQPQQNFSPQQFPPHNQQQQQHQQQQQGQQHHQQHQQYPQQQAQQREQSPGQTTRVRNDTQVKNKQNDEPPQQIKNQQQSQQKIQRPQQTFVVHTLLGAREIELLIREFNPAKNSDLYATEWISEIEQLGTIHKWDSCHLLLYATMRLSGVAKTWFEYSLESISDWEDFKQGLVSNFPRAIDASDVHAKLIAKKRRSQSLEEYFHSTVKLAKRIKLDDDAIKDYLIRGLEQPKHQIVLSSIGPCTLSEFLQHMQRLDADSTPTSTNTKRNRSPDGSTDDRHKVRRSYSPERSERKERSRKCAICSSGSHWTTHCPDHPKKLKKSSRYDEGKGSRSDSSSRSNVDKSPSNNSETAPKQIMCFKCKTRGHIAKNCPEKDVNSRKRDMKSKESASPDLTQEDCNEFDIVIDDEMDEQIDEVLDLANM from the coding sequence ATGGATAACAATTTTGATCCAAGATATTTATCGATCTTGGCGGAAACGATAAGGCAACAACAATTTCAACCTCAGCAAAATCAGTTCATGATGCCGGATCAATTTCAGCAACAGCAGTTTCAGCCTCAACAGAATTTTTCACCACAGCAGTTTCCGCCACACAATCAGCAACAACAGCAACACCAGCAGCAGCAGCAAGGTCAACAACACCATCAGCAACATCAACAATATCCACAACAACAAGCACAGCAACGGGAGCAGTCTCCGGGGCAGACTACGCGTGTTCGAAATGATACCCAGGTAAAAAATAAGCAAAACGACGAACCCCCACAGCAAATAAAAAATCAGCAACAATCACAACAGAAGATTCAACGTCCTCAACAAACTTTTGTTGTTCACACACTTCTCGGAGCCAGAGAAATTGAACTCCTAATCAGAGAGTTCaatcctgcaaaaaattctgATCTGTACGCTACAGAGTGGATCAGTGAGATTGAACAATTGGGAACAATTCACAAATGGGACTCTTGCCATCTCTTGCTGTACGCCACCATGAGATTGAGTGGTGTAGCCAAGACTTGGTTTGAGTATTCACTTGAAAGTATATCAGACTGGGAAGACTTCAAGCAAGGGCTTGTAAGTAACTTCCCTAGAGCTATTGATGCATCAGATGTTCATGCTAAACTCATAGCGAAGAAGCGGCGTTCTCAGTCGCTTGAAGAGTATTTTCACAGCACAGTGAAATTGGCCAAGAGAATTAAACTAGATGATGATGCTATCAAAGACTACCTCATTCGTGGTCTTGAACAACCAAAGCATCAGATAGTTCTTTCCTCTATTGGACCATGTACTCTTAGTGAGTTTTTGCAGCATATGCAACGTCTCGATGCAGATTCTACTCCAACATCAACAAACACCAAACGAAATCGTTCTCCTGATGGATCGACAGATGATAGACACAAAGTACGAAGGTCTTATTCTCCGGAGAGGTCCGAGAGAAAGGAAAGATCTCGTAAATGTGCTATATGTTCGTCAGGTTCACACTGGACGACACATTGTCCAGATCAtccaaaaaaactcaaaaagtcATCTCGATATGATGAAGGCAAAGGTTCACGATCAGATTCAAGTTCTCGAAGTAATGTTGATAAATCCCCATCTAACAATTCAGAAACTGCTCCGAAACAAATAATGTGCTTTAAATGTAAAACCAGAGGTCATATAGCTAAGAATTGTCCAGAAAAAGATGTAAATTCACGAAAACGAGATATGAAGTCTAAGGAATCCGCTTCGCCAGATCTTACTCAAGAAGACTGTAATGAATTTGACATTGTAATTGACGACGAAATGGATGAACAAATTGATGAAGTCCTTGATCTTGCTAATATGTAA